A portion of the Leptospira noumeaensis genome contains these proteins:
- a CDS encoding cation:proton antiporter — protein MHGEESLLQDIGLSIIFATVLSHIARVLKQPLILGYIIGGAMLGKEMGFELVTNEASIELISEIGLILLLFIIGLEINLAELAKMGKAMFTLGILQFTLSVAFVYSVFPFFGLPIGSEKFDLLYIAVALSLSSTLIVVKLLQDKVEINTLSGKLTVGVLVFQDIWAILFMGVQPNLNNPEILKILTSVGIIVLLIAFSFSVSRYVLAKLYKACASSPELILLTSIMWCFFVCGIAGKVGLSKEMGALVAGMSIAAFPYGADVISKLIGIRDFFVTLFFVALGLKVPLPSLEVIGLSAAIITLMLFVRMITIAPVIIKLNKGVRNGFLTALNLAQISEFSLVILALGAGFEHITPKLQAVILTSTIIASVLSTYIIMYNHNIAATFERLLARVGISDQTEDSGKDDKSGHGGHGGHGDGMVRDIIVLGYFRIARAFVEYLEDLSPSLIKRIIIADYNPAFKDELTNKGFQWAYADLAHPDSLSHIGLHDASMVICTISDSFLKGTNNNRLLSTLSKLAPNAKIILTSDEPGEAKKLVADGAQKVIIPGVITGEFLYEYISRGMRNNEREV, from the coding sequence ATGCACGGGGAAGAGTCGCTATTACAAGACATCGGTCTTAGTATTATTTTCGCTACAGTCTTAAGTCACATTGCCAGAGTCCTCAAACAACCGTTAATTTTAGGTTATATTATCGGTGGGGCTATGCTTGGCAAAGAAATGGGTTTCGAACTTGTCACCAATGAAGCCAGTATCGAACTCATTTCGGAAATTGGACTCATCCTACTACTTTTCATCATCGGATTAGAAATCAATTTGGCTGAACTCGCAAAAATGGGTAAGGCTATGTTCACTCTGGGAATCCTTCAGTTTACACTTTCCGTTGCCTTCGTATATTCCGTGTTTCCTTTTTTCGGGCTGCCCATTGGTTCTGAAAAATTTGATCTCCTCTATATTGCTGTCGCACTCTCCCTTAGTTCTACACTAATCGTTGTTAAGTTACTACAGGACAAAGTTGAAATCAACACCCTCTCAGGAAAACTAACCGTAGGGGTTTTGGTTTTCCAAGACATCTGGGCCATTTTGTTTATGGGGGTACAACCTAACTTAAACAATCCTGAAATCTTAAAAATCCTCACTTCTGTTGGAATCATCGTTTTACTGATCGCTTTTAGTTTTAGTGTCAGTCGTTATGTTTTGGCAAAGTTGTACAAAGCATGCGCGAGTAGCCCAGAACTCATTCTTTTAACATCAATTATGTGGTGTTTCTTTGTTTGTGGGATCGCAGGTAAAGTGGGACTATCAAAAGAAATGGGTGCTCTTGTTGCCGGTATGAGTATTGCCGCTTTCCCTTATGGTGCTGATGTCATATCCAAACTGATTGGTATCCGAGACTTTTTTGTGACTCTATTCTTTGTGGCTCTAGGACTAAAAGTACCTCTTCCTAGTTTGGAAGTCATCGGCCTATCTGCAGCCATCATCACTCTTATGTTATTTGTAAGGATGATTACTATTGCTCCCGTCATCATCAAACTCAACAAAGGGGTTCGGAATGGTTTTTTAACTGCACTCAACCTAGCACAAATTTCAGAGTTCTCTCTCGTGATCTTAGCGTTAGGTGCTGGGTTCGAACACATCACCCCAAAACTACAAGCGGTGATTTTAACTTCGACCATCATTGCATCAGTTCTCTCCACATACATCATTATGTATAACCATAATATCGCTGCGACCTTTGAAAGATTACTCGCTCGTGTAGGAATTTCTGATCAAACGGAAGATTCTGGAAAGGATGATAAATCAGGTCACGGTGGGCATGGCGGCCATGGTGATGGAATGGTACGAGATATTATTGTCCTTGGTTATTTCCGCATTGCCCGTGCCTTTGTGGAATACTTAGAAGACTTATCTCCGTCCCTCATCAAACGGATCATCATTGCTGACTACAATCCTGCTTTTAAGGACGAACTCACAAACAAAGGATTCCAATGGGCTTATGCTGATCTTGCCCATCCCGATTCTTTATCCCATATTGGCCTCCACGATGCTTCGATGGTGATTTGTACTATTTCTGATTCCTTTTTAAAAGGAACCAATAACAACCGTTTGCTTTCTACTCTTAGCAAACTCGCACCGAACGCTAAAATCATTCTCACTAGTGATGAACCTGGCGAAGCTAAAAAGTTAGTTGCTGATGGAGCTCAAAAAGTCATCATCCCCGGTGTGATTACCGGAGAGTTTTTGTATGAATATATCTCTCGAGGGATGAGAAATAACGAAAGAGAAGTGT